In Phaseolus vulgaris cultivar G19833 chromosome 10, P. vulgaris v2.0, whole genome shotgun sequence, a single genomic region encodes these proteins:
- the LOC137818019 gene encoding BAG family molecular chaperone regulator 6-like encodes MDSYPYQRNQMPFPQYYHPGIEAFPPQMKVDPSKPHFSYDQRWPCAGNYGHPIPPHFCCGHNNFPCNYSYMPSYPHAPSPMYYSGGCPAYSELYFVPYSPQPHHTMELPRYEHDKYMPRDHHCCGCPNHSCNPKEGRSVEIEEHEPDVGRKVNDSLVPIQLNNYPYPFVLIPREYTSNKQLKNPNTVEVGEQNKPPSVESSNAVAQPAQEPRVWKGWLPFDIKGAPSMIHDGHGIRNQKQESGNNRGESEDGEMDQKRQSEQKRSEFPFPVFWLPYYNKLESGETNNQEKNTSPIKIIEEVPFATKSVPVKSNVDEGGRNGTRSNEAAHSDTNASDVAEKVTNARSIPLKLIGKNVSLNQKEESAIKKDSRNDDKKRQSASSPKASKLPPVCPRVDPIPRKKNGNGSSRWNYKSKYD; translated from the coding sequence ATGGACTCATACCCATACCAGAGAAACCAAATGCCATTCCCTCAGTATTATCATCCTGGCATTGAGGCTTTTCCTCCTCAAATGAAGGTTGATCCATCAAAACCACACTTTTCTTATGACCAACGGTGGCCCTGTGCAGGCAATTATGGGCACCCTATTCCCCCACATTTCTGCTGTGGCCACAACAACTTCCCTTGTAATTATAGCTACATGCCTTCATATCCTCACGCTCCTTCTCCAATGTACTATTCTGGAGGTTGTCCTGCATATAGTGAACTGTATTTTGTTCCTTATTCTCCACAACCACATCATACTATGGAGCTTCCCAGATATGAGCATGACAAATATATGCCCCGTGATCATCATTGTTGTGGTTGTCCTAATCATTCATGCAACCCAAAGGAAGGTAGAAGTGTGGAGATTGAAGAGCATGAACCTGATGTTGGAAGGAAAGTCAATGATTCTTTGGTTCCTATTCAGCTCAATAACTATCCATATCCCTTTGTTTTGATTCCACGGGAGTACACAAGTAACAAACAGCTGAAAAATCCTAATACGGTGGAGGTCGGTGAACAAAACAAGCCTCCTAGTGTTGAGAGTTCTAATGCTGTTGCACAGCCAGCACAAGAGCCTAGAGTATGGAAGGGATGGTTACCCTTTGATATAAAGGGTGCCCCAAGCATGATTCATGATGGACATGGAATAAGAAACCAGAAACAGGAGTCTGGCAACAATAGAGGGGAATCTGAAGATGGAGAAATGGACCAGAAACGTCAAAGCGAACAGAAGAGGTCAGAATTCCCGTTCCCTGTCTTCTGGTTACCTTATTACAATAAGCTGGAGAGTGGAGAGACCAACAACCAGGAGAAGAACACTTCTCCAATAAAAATCATTGAGGAGGTGCCTTTTGCAACCAAATCTGTTCCAGTAAAGTCTAATGTTGATGAAGGTGGTAGGAACGGAACCAGATCAAATGAAGCTGCACACTCAGATACCAATGCTTCAGATGTTGCAGAGAAAGTGACTAATGCCAGAAGCATACCTTTGAAGCTGATAGGAAAAAATGTTTCTCTAAATCAAAAGGAAGAGAGTGCGATAAAAAAGGACTCCCGTAATGATGATAAGAAGAGACAATCTGCATCTTCACCAAAAGCATCAAAGTTACCTCCTGTTTGTCCGAGAGTTGATCCAATACCAAGGAAGAAAAATGGCAATGGGAGTTCGAGGTGGAActataaatcaaaatacgatTAA